A window of Chlorobium phaeobacteroides DSM 266 genomic DNA:
CTCTTTTGCCGACTGTCGCGTCGTATTGCCGATACCCGGAAAATGAAAACACAACTTCACTTCCCCATCCGGTCGGATATAAAACTCCTGTAATCCTATTCTGCAGGGCATATTTTCAGGTGAAGCTTTTTCTTCACGAAAACTCGCCGTCATGAGATGCAGAATCTCCTCGCTGTTCATGATCGGTGAACCAGCCCGTTTCATGACGATCAGTTTTTCCATAACCCTCTCCAGTTCGGGCCAATCATTTTCTTCAATCCAGAGTTCATCATACGTTTCTCTGGTCCATCTGCCGAGAGGCTGAAAATTGACCGCTGTTGCGCCAACTTCAAGAGCCCATTGCACAATATCGGGAAGAGTCCTGAAATTCAGCGACATAATTGTCGGCTTGATAATAATCGGAAAGGTGATGTTCTGCCTTGCCTGTTCTTTTTTCAAAAGAGCTATGCCCTCGGAAATTTTGCGAAACAACCCGTTCATTCCCCTGACATAGTCATGAATTTCAGGAATATGGGAATCGCAGGAGATATTAAGGTTAAAGGGTCTTGCCGCAACAAGACTTGCCGAGTTTTTTTCATTAAGGAGGGCTCCATTGGTGGTAACTCCTGCAAGAATATCATGTTCTCTGCAGAAATGAAGCAGATCGATAAATCCCTTTTTGATAAACGGCTCGCCGCCACTGAAATTGATCGAAAAGTGTCCGGTAAACTCTTTTATACTCAGCAGCGTCGTCTTCCACTGCTCAATGGAGAGTTCAGGAATGTACTCAGCCTGCCGCCAGTACTCGCAATGACGGCATTTACAGTTGCATCGCTCATTGACGAGCGCATGAAACGTAACGGGTTTTGTCATATCAAAACCGGTTTTCAGATACACTGCTTCAGCTACCGCGTTGCGCGTATGACTCAACCCCATCAAAGCCAATTCTGTTACCTTCATCTGGATGCACCTTTTGGAATGTTAGTACCGAGAAATCCCGTCAGCCGCTCATCAATCCTTCGTTGATCTTCCCCGAAAAAACTCCTTTGAAACAGACGTGCAAATCAAGTGCCAGAGAGAAAGAAAGCAGATAGTCCCTTTAATAATAGTGCGTTATCTTTATCTTAACGGAAATCTTCATGGCAAGAATCTTGCATTCGGAGAGTGTTTTTCTGCACGTCTCTCTAATTGATAGATACCCCCGCGCATCTTCCAACCTCACGCTTTTGTCTGATCCCTTTCATAATGACTTTTCAGGCGCACGATAAATCCCGCAGCAATTCCGGCAACAACCCCGACATTGTTGGCAAAAGCATTGATGACGCTGAAATTCGCGCCCATAACCATCATGTGGAGCATTTCAAGCAGGTAGCCGATCGGCGTCATTGCTATTGAAAAAAGAAAAGCGGTTTTCCTGGATCTGAACAAAACAAGAGGAATAAACGAAAGCATACTGTAAAGCACAAGATGCACTAACGTATCCAAAAAAAACAGATTATGGATAATGTCCGTAAAAGGAACAAACGTGCCGATTAGAAGCAGAAAAATTGCAAGCCCCCAGTAACCGAGAAGAGTCCGATTCGCATTCCACTGAGGTTGCAGGAAATTTTTATCCGAAATCATGGTTTTAATTATAGTTATTCATCCGATAAATCGTGATCGCGAAAGCTGCGGAACCGTAAGGAAACGGGTTTTTGGCAACTCATTACCCGGATTGATTTTCATTTGATGCCCTCTGTTTCGAAGGGACAGATAAAGCTCTTCCGGAGTTTTAAGCATCATACCGGTCAACCCGCCGGCAAAAAGCATATAGAGCGGATTGATCATGGCATTCATGAGACTGTCAATCATGTAAATAGCCAGAAAAATAGCCATAACCGCCGGTGACGCCCACTCCCGGCTCTTCCACTCAACGGCTTTGATGCGCAGCAGAAACAACATGACGGGCCACTGAACAGCAATCACCATCGCGAAAAGCCCGTAAACGCCATTCTGACCAAGCGTGATAATCCACAAACCATCGGCAACACTGATATCCTTGCCCTTGTCATCATACACTCTCGATCGCCCAAACCCGCCCCAGCCAAACAGGGTTCCCTGTCGAGCCTTGTCAATCAGAATGGCTTCATTATCAAAACGAAACTGCAGCGATTGTGCTCTGTTTGCGCTGAATTTTTCCGCCACGAAATCAGACAGATTTCTTCCATCCCAGGTGCCGGTTGTTCTTGTAACAATATAGAGATGCGGCAATAAAAGCATTACCATAACAAGAACGGATGACTTCATTCTTGTGGAGAGAATAAGCACCAGAAGACCGATAAAAAGCAGCGCGATAGCCCCGACTGACTGCATCATGATCGTTGTAAAAAGCAACATCCCGAGAAGATAGAGCGTGGGAACCGACATGATTTTTTTCGGCAGTTCTCCAATGTAGAGCAGCCATGTCCCCAAAAAAACGCCAAGAACCATCCACATGGAGGTCATAAGACCGTGATCCATGTAGACCATAGGCCTGAACCCGCCGCCATCCCTGAGTGTCTGTAAAAAATCGTGTTGGTGAAACCCGTAGGTCATGCGGTGCAATTGCGGACTCATGATCATTTCAAACCAGCAGAACGGGATATAGACGATACCTCCGATAAAAACAGCCCGAGCGAGTATTTTCATGGCATCGAGATCGCTGTAATAGATTCTGGCGATATAATAGGGCAACCCCCAGGTGATGCTCTGATACATGGCTTGCGACAGACCATCATAGGCGCCGAGACCATTGGCTACGGAGGACAAAAACGGAGCGGTGCACCAGAGGACCATCGGTATATCGGCAGGGTTGAATTGAAACTCGCTGAAACGATCCTTGTCGAACAGCCATGCCCCTGCAAGAATACCGACACAGGTCGCCGTTGTCTTGGTATAATCGGGTAGCGCCGGAATATTGAAAGCCGCCACCGGAAGAAACATCCACCCTGCGACAAAAGCTATGGATGCCGCAAGACGAGCCTCAAATCTCTTGAAGAGGATCATCACAACAGGAATCCAGCCGAACATGGCAATCGGCACCATGAAATTTCCGGGAGCGCTACCCATGATGCATCATGTTCCACTCCTGCTTTCGGCCTGCAATCCATGACGCCGTGATTACAAAAAGCTCAATCTTTTTCATGGCTGTTTTTTTTCATTTGCACAAAAACTTTTGCAGGTATACCGACAGCCGTTGCATGTTCCGGCACATCGTCAAGAACAACAGCATTAGCCCCTATACGGGCGTGCGCGCCGATGGTGACGCCACCAAGAATCTTGGCTCCGGCTCCGATATCAACATGACCGGCAATATCGGGGGTGCCGGCTTTCGGCCCGCCTGTTCCTATGGTTACCTGCTGAAATAACAGGCAGTTCGGGCCAATAGTCGCCTCAGGATGGATAACGATGCCGTTTGGATGAGGCATCATGAGTCCTCCGCCTATGTTCGAGTTGAGCGGAATGTCCGCTCCGCTGACAGCGCTCCAGAAGCGATGTTGCATAACAAGAAACGGGGTCACTATTTTCCCCCAAAAACCCCGATTCGACTTGAAACGCTGATAGCTGCGAATAACAGCAAGGAGCTCTTTGGCCGGTTCATAACGACCGGAAATCTTTTTTTCCCTGCTCCAGTCAGGATCTGTTGCG
This region includes:
- a CDS encoding serine O-acetyltransferase codes for the protein MMTISATDPDWSREKKISGRYEPAKELLAVIRSYQRFKSNRGFWGKIVTPFLVMQHRFWSAVSGADIPLNSNIGGGLMMPHPNGIVIHPEATIGPNCLLFQQVTIGTGGPKAGTPDIAGHVDIGAGAKILGGVTIGAHARIGANAVVLDDVPEHATAVGIPAKVFVQMKKNSHEKD
- a CDS encoding radical SAM protein; translation: MKVTELALMGLSHTRNAVAEAVYLKTGFDMTKPVTFHALVNERCNCKCRHCEYWRQAEYIPELSIEQWKTTLLSIKEFTGHFSINFSGGEPFIKKGFIDLLHFCREHDILAGVTTNGALLNEKNSASLVAARPFNLNISCDSHIPEIHDYVRGMNGLFRKISEGIALLKKEQARQNITFPIIIKPTIMSLNFRTLPDIVQWALEVGATAVNFQPLGRWTRETYDELWIEENDWPELERVMEKLIVMKRAGSPIMNSEEILHLMTASFREEKASPENMPCRIGLQEFYIRPDGEVKLCFHFPGIGNTTRQSAKEIWRGAQAKKIRDATIGCDKLCLLTCLSQKSLLNKVNQAITILLRQKKQATISEPGI